The sequence CCGGCGGGTGGACTCTTCCAGAACATTCGCGGCATTGGGGTCGCCGTGCGGGTCGGCGACATTGATGATCATGCCGTAGGCCAGGGCGTCCTGGCCGTTGCGGTCTGGCGCCACGCCGCCCTCTGGCGCGAAGGAGACGGCCTGGCCCTCGCCGTACTTCTTCCAGTTGTCGGGATACTTGAGGCTCAAGGCGCTGCCCTGATAAGCCGCGTATTGGCCGGAGGGAGCCGCGGGCTTTCCCGCGGCGCCGCCGGGCGCTTCGCGCTTGTCTTTGACAACCGGCAGGGCCAGCACTTCGTGGCGGATGGCCTGAAACTCCGCGGAATCGCGGCGGGCGTTGGCGGGCGGCCCGCCGAGCCGGTCGATCTCCTCGTCCACGCGCTCGACGCGATGCTCGGGACTGGGGTGGTCGGAAAAAAATTCCGGGGGATTTTTGCCCTTGCTCTCGGCCTCCAGCTTTTCGAAAAACTGGGCCATGGCCCGGGGGTCATAGCCAGCATCGTAGAGGATTTGCGTGCCCATCACGTCCGCCTGGGTCTCCGCGGTGCGCGAATATTTCAGCAGCACCGATCCGGCGCCGAAGGCCCCGAGCTGGGTAACCAGCGAGCCCATGGCGCTGCCGCCCAGTATGCCGCCGAGAATGGCGATGGGCAGCGACGCCGCCTGGGCCTTGGTGGCCTGGCTGGTGCCGTGGCGCAGCGCCACGTGGGAAAGCTCGTGGGCCATGACCGCGGCGAGCTGGGCTTCGTTGTCGGCAGCCTCGATGGTGCCGCGATTGACGAAGACGTAACCTCCAGGCAAGGCGAAGGCATTGATGGCCTTGTTGTTGACGCAGTGGAATTCGAAGGGATACTGCACGCCGCCGGTCGGGGCC is a genomic window of Terriglobia bacterium containing:
- a CDS encoding M48 family metalloprotease, producing MVHVDRFAVTHIEVQEGRSASLPRRAEAKHSFGAVCRFLAVGVALAAALLLGGAPGAYAQQGQRTQFRPGWNIFSPQQDVQVGQKAAQDAEKKLPLCNDPKVDAYLTQLGKRLAAKAPTGGVQYPFEFHCVNNKAINAFALPGGYVFVNRGTIEAADNEAQLAAVMAHELSHVALRHGTSQATKAQAASLPIAILGGILGGSAMGSLVTQLGAFGAGSVLLKYSRTAETQADVMGTQILYDAGYDPRAMAQFFEKLEAESKGKNPPEFFSDHPSPEHRVERVDEEIDRLGGPPANARRDSAEFQAIRHEVLALPVVKDKREAPGGAAGKPAAPSGQYAAYQGSALSLKYPDNWKKYGEGQAVSFAPEGGVAPDRNGQDALAYGMIINVADPHGDPNAANVLEESTRRLLDDLQHGNPGMRIARQPQRVRLNGQRALSTYLSNDSPLGGQETDWIITVLRPEGLLYFICVAPERDYSNYDSAFVNVLDSVRFAH